AGATTGACATTAGGTGATGTACAATACGGCATTGGGTGTGCAGATCAACATTCGGCGTGTAACAAGTCAACTATTACCAAAAGAATAGACGAACTAATGGCACTTGGATGATCAATAATGGAATGCTCAAATGCAATAATGGACGATGCACACCCAATATTATTTTTGATAGGAAAACAGCTTGATATGCCACAGACCACATGTAACTATCTTGACAACAATGCCACGGTTTTCTTCACAGTCTTCACATCTTCGCATACAAACCTTCTTGAGAGCGATAGATGAGGTAATCGCGAAATCGAAGGCATACCTAGCGAGCCTGTTTATAAATTGTGTCACTTCTTTAACTTCCTCTTTGCATTCCAAATCAAGAAGCACAACGCAGTGGAAGTTTCCATCTCCAACATGTCCAACTATCGGCGCTAAACAAGAGACAGGATGAGAGGCAATATTAATAATTTCCTCTTACCTGCCCAATCTCATTGTAAAGTCTTTCACTGCGCGGAGCTCCCCCTCGTCGCCCGGCTTTATAGGAATAAAGCAATGGAAATTCCCATCACCTACATGCCCAACAATGGGGGCTGAGATTAAAAGAACTATGTTAATAACAAGTTAAGTAATGACTTGCTCTATCAAGTCGGAGGAGCGTCGATTGGATAAAAATTTAGAGTAGGACaaacgaaaacaaataaaacattgCTCGTTTATTAGCTTGCACTTGCGAAGCTTTTTCTCGAATACGTGAGGATCTCGAACTAACCGACCCCGGCCATTCTTgagaagacaatttttttcagtcTCAAATAATTCTTAAAGAGTGTCAAGTAAAACTGGagttcagaagaaaaaaaaactcgcaATAAGCCTTTAAATACAAAAATGGCATATAACTTAGAGGTGGGCGccttatttttttaatggtCTTGAAGCGACCTTGGGTACGCATAAATAGATGGATTCATCATTGAGGGTAAAAGGAGCCATTCAATAAAAagagttatttttttctgaagacAGATACGGAAAAGTGGGCATAGTAAAGCAAATGCCTTAATTGCACAAAGACTCATTCTGGGGCTCTCAGACTGACGTTTCGAAAACATTTCCTTGCAAGGCCTTAGTCGTcaacaaaagtttttttctcgCGCAACATTGACATTGCAAAGTAAAACGACAAAGATTCCCCATTAACGAACAAAATCTTTGCAATACCGTCAATATGCACGGAATGTAAACCACGATGCTACTGACATTCTGCAACAGGCTCCTTCATCAAGTTCTGCAACGTTTCTGTCAAGATTAAACGAACACTTATACAAAGCTAGAGGTAGTAGGGATGGCACTTGCCTACTAAGTTCGAGGCAATGAtatcttcttttgtttccacGATGATTTCAGGAAGCCTTGAAATTGGAACGCAAACGTCGGTTGACACACCCTGAAATGAATTggacagtcggttagtgcgcggccttggtgctaGAGGTCCTgcgttcgattcccggatttcgcatccttgtttcgacttctttccgttctgtgtagcttaagtagctttaaatacccgtaaaacggagcactgatggagaggggggagtaaaatgagcgctccgtcgacctcaggtttgtcagttgaattactgttacgagttatcgacgttaaatatggttactttactttactttacttttacataTCAATGAATACTCCCGAATGATACCATCAGTATATATGGAGGAGCCTTACTTAAAGCAATCACATGAGCCTATCGGAGAGCAACGTTCTTGTTTCCCGGCACAAAACGCAGGATAATGCTCGAGAGTGAACGTTTTTAAACAGGGTTGACGATGAGAAATAGTTTTGTGTTGGTCTGGTTTGACGAATGATGAAAGTAAGTTTAAAGTTACTATTTAAAATCCCGGCACCGTTTCGACACTTGTTCTAGTGTCTTCATCCGGGATTATCAAAGGTTGAAACACTGGCATCCTATCCTTTTAATGAGATGTAAATATGTTCGAGTTAAAAGGCTGCCATTGTTACGGTTAAATAGAGCATGGGTAGAATtcatgtaaataaataaattcatggAAATAACAGGATTtatccttttactaaaaaaatcataccttcaccgcgcgcagtgaagatatcatttttatcacatgtgagaatataggtgtcgtcatggtaacgagcACGATTAGCCAACAAAACGCGAGCTTcttcttcattgtaagatacttttgtgctttaatataattattctctactacattaacatttttattgcaaaaatttaCATTATGATtcgtttttcataactttcatatcttgtttcatgttacacaacatgcatgttttagcagttggcgaccactttttcatcatttcgaaaatgagtaaaacaagttgttttaaatgtggacatttcatcaatatctgtataataaacagaacattacatggccgcttggggatacgaattttatcttctcttgctgaaagtatctctcactcgtttgcttcgctcactcgtgagagatactttcagcaatcgaagataaaattcgtatccccgcacggccatgtaatatcctctatttaccCTCGGTTTTTTAGAGTAGCTACATTGTATGGTAGCTACTATCTCCGAGCATTGAACAGAACaattttaagaatcccaactggccggaggcaaaccagttggctatttacaagtgcagccaggaaattgaaccagggacaacctGGAACCAATTCAACGactggtcagaacgtgtcttgaacccgggatcttcggatctcaaggcaagcgacCTAACCAGTGGACTGCACTATGTCAAACAAAGGCGCGGTTGTGCGCTGTAGGTGGCGATAGTTCTTCAATTATATGGGGCACTTGGTTTAGCGAGCATGTTCCCGCAAGGGAGAGTTTTCCTTCTTGCTTTTCGGTGCTCTGTTAAACGTGCATCAAACTGGTGTTTGGTTTCTCTGGTGTACACATTTTCACAAGTATTTAACAAAGTAGAAAAAATAgagtaagttgtttattgttCCCTCGGCAAAGGTTCCTTAGGTTTGACAAAAACATGACTGAATGTCACCAAATGCATCGAAGCAACATCAACGTTGTGGCTACACAAAGTTCGGCTGGTGTTTCacataccggatccgaaataattaatgaaaacaaaacaaagaacaaagcgaacataacaatacctaattaccAAGGCCAAATTGGAATAACAATCAtagttcttttgtcctccgccatttttgtccggtatatgaaagtctaccccaaagTTCTCTTTATGGGTTCATTAACCCTTTGAGTGGGTGCACGGGTTGGCGGCAAAACCATCAACCAAGAACTGAAACTTGTTAAAGGCATCAGCCCCGGTTGAGTAAAAATCGAATGTTGAAAGCAATAGGCCATCCCCccaattttgcataaccattgtttttgttttctcttgggaccattggaaacaatgcttgcgcaaaatttgggaggacaaacaaagagtattatggtattttccgaagtggcctattgagcCATAGCGCTGCTGCCCAGTTAATACGCTTGGTGATTATCTTAAAAAATCTGGCGCCACACTCTCGGCCAATAAGAGCCAAAACCAAACAACGCACCTTGAGTTTCCCGTCCCTCGCGCTGGCTGCAAATAACTGGCCTTGCGTTAACATTGGCTCATTGGATTGAGGATTGTCAGGGTCTAATTTTGCTAGCCAATAGCAGTACTCTACGTATACCAGATATGCTGTTACCTTGCATCCAGGCCTAAGAGCCATGTCTGCATACCAAGCATTATGTCTGGCCTTCCAGAGCCTATTTCGTTCTTCCAGTTCCGTGGCCCATTGGAATTTGGAGCCGCCATTACTTTCGATGACATCAGctaagaaaatcaagaaaacaacGCAGCATTAAAACGGACGTCTCTTGAACACTTGGTAAATCTTCAGTTGCAAGTGCCTGACCAGCAACAGCTGCTTGTTCCTTGACGCTGTTCTCTGATCCTTGAAACTCCAAAAACAAGGTGGGCGTCACCGGATAAGTTAAGCCCGAAAACTTGTTACAGGCATCAATCTGAACATCATCCAAAAATTctacaaagaaaaaagatgCATGAGACGCCAAGACGTTACGAACTGGCAACGTAAAAATGACCTCAACTGAAAGTCGGAACGCATCTTACCAATACGAGCCATGGGCAAGCCACACTGCAGAATTTCGACCACAGCATCAACAGCTGACTTGACATCAGGAAATGATGACACACCAGATGCTGTCTAACGATCAAGTcagaaaatatttattattcctGAGAGAAGATAATGTCAATGCCATTTTAAATGTCATTTGCGGCTCTAGTTTTAGACCTaatattttgacatccaacacctATTGCCAACAATACATTTAAaggtaaaggttagcattacTTTTGGCTTacggtaaatgcagctgttacttaaccctttaagccccgaggggttccccattgacgagtaaaatcgtctggcgttagacagagtaaaatctataagtgccatttggcactatcggggctgaaagggttaaacggggacatagttttttcacgctgttagcttaaccctttaagccccgaggggttccccattgacgagtaaaatcgtctggcgttagacagagtaaaatctataagtgccatttggcactatcggggctgaaagggttaaagagcagcatttggaggacactttgtgacgtaaattgtcCATATtctgagacacgagtgatgttgaagtttggATGAAGAGcgaagggacacttcgtgacgcttattaaaaTGCGCGTGCGTCTAATTgggggcatttctggacatccACCGTTGAGAAgttgggggtgggggtgggagaagaggaagagagagagagacatgGTGTTACACTTTAGTACAGTAACTACTCCTCCCTAATGAAGCCCCTACACTTTAGTCTGGATTtcacttttttcccttttttattaCAGGACAACAAGGGCCCACTGGGtagtaaaacaaacaaagggaaaCATACTGATTCTGGTATCCCATACAGCTTTAAGGTAACTTTTGTAATGATTCCCAAAGTTCCCTCAGAACCAACAAACAGATTTGTCAGATTATATCCTGCAGATGTCTTTCTGTAgagaaacaaaaatacaaatactTGACAGTTTAATGTCAGTGAAATCTCACTAGTAAAACAGCTACATGAGCTTGCTAAAAGTTGTACTTAATTATTATGAAAGCCTCTTTTTGTTATTTCCCCAAATATCAAAGAATGCTATGCTTTCCATTTACATTTACAGTTGAGATTATACTATTACaataacacttacctcgttcgGCGTCCTTCACCAGCTGTATTAATGATCCGTCCATCAGCTAACACAACTTCAAGATTTGTAACATTCTCCCTCATTGTTCCATACCTATTAAAATACAACAGCGTCAATAAAAAAAAGGGGTTTAGCACGTAACAATTCAATAATGTCATGTATTCTAAAAACAAAGGGCTGCCACAAtcctgttttttgttgttgttgctcatAGCAATACTTACCAACCAGAATGGTTTATTATTTGTAGgtacaaaaaataattttcaaacttTTAATTATCTTTCTCTTGCACAAATTTCCCCTCAATGTATTCTCAATTACAACAATTTATTGTCTAACTTTTGTGAAACTGTACATTATTCTATGTAAAAACACTAAGTCTAGGATATTTTGACTAGATGGATGTCAACAGTCTACTTCTACTGTTTAACCCTTCCATCTTATACACTTACGCTAACACACCTactgaccaatgagagtgtgcgtaCTATCTGAGTTACTTAACAAATACCCATGAAACCATGGATCTGAGCATTAAACCTTAGGCTAGTATTTGGAAATTGGTCCACACAAgggcaggaaaaaaaaactctggCCAGGGTAGGAAAATTGAACCTATGACAAGGCTCAGCTGCCTAACAGTCGCCCGGTCCCCTGGGGTGCCTTACTTGCGAGTGCAGGCGACCAAGTTTCTGAACGAGTAGCCCGAACTGGCGCCTagcttatcacaaggtgattcatcctcacttttaattagtTAATTCTGGGAtattgaaaaaatgacttgggctactaacttttaatgttggcagCCCAGAGGGCTCCCGGAAAATTTTCTTACGCAGCAGCCTTGTATGACCTCTGGATTACATCATCACTGCTTTACCCATAAGCTAAAAATTCAGATGGGAGTAGGCTGTGGgaatttggtaattttttttggaaatgaaTTTATATGATGCGTTTTCTATTGACATCTTCAAATGCACTAAATAGCGATCAATCTATAGGTGAGATTCAGCATCAGCATTGATTTGAGATGTcatttcacagcaatgaactGGCATCGATCACtcaacagaaaaagaaaaaaactcagATACATTTAGGAGTTGAGCCCCCAACCCACTAATACCTAACAGCATTTGTCCCTGATGCACTGGTTGATGCCATACCACCCAGACTGGCATCTGCTCCTGGATCTACAAGGAAAAAAAGTCACAAACTGTGATAAAACAATTTATAAAGGACCGTATGCATATGCATTGGAAGAGACACCTATTTCTTGTTTGGTTATTTTATTGCATTGCAGCTGTAAGCAACACCAAGTTACCATCAGAACTGTCTTAGCATTCAGGTATTACTGTGCGAATCTGAAAACCTACCCTGCaacagagcctctctaaaactcaccagagtgtgagcaagagaggctctgcagaaattGTGTCAAGTCTTtaacatttaattaattttgtaagttgccgcagcccaagtttctgggctagtcactccggtcaaaccaGTTCAGGCAGAGTgtgcatcatatttttgacaaggcaaaGGTCAAAATTGAGCCTTCAGTACATAAATCAATATGGTGTCTAGGAGTGTGATTGaaacttggcctgggtttgaaactgtctccacgCGACAGCTTGTGCATACTTAATAAAGACTTAACACggtttctgcagagtccttccTTTCTCGTcaagttaagaaaggctctacTGGCAGGGTGCTGAAATCTGTGAACACTTTGATTTGATTATAACATTTTCCCATTGTAcagcaaccaatcagaggtgacatgaaaccacaaactacATTCACTTAGTACTGATACTGGTTGGGGTTTAAATAGTCGTCTCGCAAAAGATTGGCTTTTCgcttgaaacacaataacattTAATAAATCTTTCTTGTGTTCCTGGTTTTTGGATTTTCACAGTAAGTACTAGTATAATACACAAAAAACAATGGCAGAAGCTAAGAGGATTTTATTTCACCAAGTATTCAATTTGT
The Montipora capricornis isolate CH-2021 chromosome 10, ASM3666992v2, whole genome shotgun sequence genome window above contains:
- the LOC138019313 gene encoding probable D-lactate dehydrogenase, mitochondrial; translation: MASLLRTSFRPFRHLIERRSFLSFCSVRWKSVVAQPRGSYSEINDELKREFQEIAGEKNVSSAMVVREQHGRDESHHMCQPADLVVWPTSKEQVSQIAKLCNDHGVPLIPFGSGTGLEGGVVARKGGVSVDLTKMNEILEFNPEDFDVAVQAGVTRHQLNNYVKDSGLWFPVDPGADASLGGMASTSASGTNAVRYGTMRENVTNLEVVLADGRIINTAGEGRRTRKTSAGYNLTNLFVGSEGTLGIITKVTLKLYGIPESTASGVSSFPDVKSAVDAVVEILQCGLPMARIEFLDDVQIDACNKFSGLTYPVTPTLFLEFQGSENSVKEQAAVAADVIESNGGSKFQWATELEERNRLWKARHNAWYADMALRPGCKGVSTDVCVPISRLPEIIVETKEDIIASNLVAPIVGHVGDGNFHCFIPIKPGDEGELRAVKDFTMRLGRRALAMNGTCTGEHGIGNGKQSLLPEEIGQEGISVMKDIKTLLDPNWILNPGKVFL